AGCAGATGCCCCTCGATCTGGCCGATGACCACGATCAGCGCGACCACGATCCCCGCCACCAGCGGGCCCTTCGACGCGAGCGCCACGATCGCCGCGACCGCGAGCGCGATGGGCGAGCCGATCAGCGGGATGAACGCGGCCAGGAACTCGAGCAGCGCGAGCGGCAGCGCGAGCGGCACGCCGAGGAGCCAGAGCGCCACGCCCACCAGCACCGCGTTGACAGCCGCGACCAGCACGATCCCGTGCGTGTAGCCGGTGAACGTACGCCAGGCCGCGCGCCCCCCGATCTGCACCCGGCCCCGGATCGACCCGGGCAGCTGCTCCTGGAACCACGCCCACTGGCGGTCCCCCGAGTGGATGAAGAACACCGAGCAGAACAGCGCCAGGGCCAGCGTGGTCAGCACCGCCACCAGCCGGTGCGCCCCGCTCACCGCCTGGCTGAACACGGTCGAGCGATGGCTCGACAGGAACTGCCCGATCCTCGACTGGACATCGCCCAGCGCCCCCGGGTTCAGCCGGAACGGCGGCCGCTCCAGCCAGTCCTCGATGCGCCTGATGCCCTCCCGGAACTCGCGCACCAGCGTCGTCCGCTCGTCCGCCACCGTCTCGCCGACCAGCGCCAGCACACCGAGGACCAGCGCGATGCCGCCGAGCAGGGTGAGCGCGACGGCCAGCGGGCGGGGCAGCAGCCACCGCGCCACCAGGTCCGCGATCGGCCGCAGCAGCGCGGTGACCACCAGCCCCAGGAACACGGCCACGCCGATCTCGTGGAACCGCCCGAGCACGGCGAACAGGCTGTAGACGAGCGCCCCGACGACGAGCACCCGCCACGCGTAGGCGGCGGCCGTGCGGAGGAACGGGACCACCTGCGGTGGTGTGCCAGGCTGCATGAGGGTCGACGTACCACCGCGGGCCCTGCGCGCCACCTCCACGGCCCCACATTCGCCCGACCTCCGCCCGGCATTCGGCCGACCGGGTCCGGACGGGCGAATGCGCGGCCGGCCTCCGGCCCGGTCCGGTGCCGCCGCCGGGCGGTCCGCCGCCGCACGGGCGAGGATCGGGGGATGGGCGTTCTGCTGCCGGTCGTGTTCTCCCTCCTCGCCGCGTTCAGCAACGCGCTCGCCACGGTGCTGCAGCGTCGCGCCGCGCTCACGGTCCCGCAGTCCGACTCGTTCCGGCCCGGGCTGATCCTCGACCTGATGCGCCGCCCGATCTGGCTGGGCGGCATCCTCGCCGTGATCGTGGCGGGCGTCGGCCAGGCCGCGGCCCTGGCGACCGGGCCGCTGACCCTCGTCCAGCCGCTGTTCGTCCTCGAACTGCCGCTCGCGCTGCTCATCGCCTCCCTGATCGCGCGCGAGCGACTGCCCGCCGGACTGTGGGCGGCGGTGGGAGGGGTGGTCGCCGGGCTCGGCCTCGCACTCGTCGCCGCCTCGCCCGGCGGGAACCGCACCCACGTGGCGCTGGACCGGTGGGTCCCGGCGCTCGTCGTGAGCTGCGCCGTCGTGGTGGCGCTGGCCGCCGCCGGACTGCGCCGGCCCCCGGGCCGCGCCCGGGCCGGCTGCCTCGGCGCCGCGACGGCGATCTGCTACGCGCTCACCGCCGCGCTGATGAAGGCGTCCATGCACATCCTGGACGACGGCGGCCTCGACGCGTTCTTCACGAGCTGGCAGACGTACGCCTTCGCCGTGACCGGCATCGCCGCGCTGCTCCTGCTCGAACACGCCATGCAGGGCGGGCCGCTGGTCGCCTCGCAGCCCGCATTGACGCTCGGGGACGCGACGGTCAGCCTCGCCCTGGGCATCGTGCTGTACGAGGAGCACGTACGAGCCGGATGGTGGCTGCTGCCCCAGCTGGCCGGCGTCGCCCTCATCGTCCTCGGGGTCTTCGCACTGGCCCGCGGCGGCGTCCGCACCGCGTAGCAGCCCCCGGCGCGCCGGGGCTCACAGCACCGACGGCGCCGCGTGCAGCAGGCAGCCGGGCGCGGCGACCTCGGCCGCGTACAGCCGGATCAGCTCGTGCATGCGGAAGACGTACTCGGTGACCGGCTCCACCAGCTGCGTCTCGACCAGCCCGTCCAGGGCGCGGGCCGCCCGGTACGTGTCCGTCCCGAGCAGCCCGGCCACGTCGGCGACGTCGAACTCGGCGCGGTCCGAGAGGCCGAGCAGCTGGAAGGCCCGCACCGAGCGGACCCGGCCGGGCATCGGGGCGCGCAGCAGCTGCTGGTAGCTCTCCGCGATGCAGGCGCGTACGGAGACCCCCTCGGCCTGCAGTTCGTCGAGGCGGCGCGCCCGGTCGCGCAGCCGGTCGGCGAAGCCGGCCAGTGACCACTCGGGTCGGCCCACCAGACGGGCGCCGGCGATCCGCAACGCGAGCGGGTGACCGCCGCACAGCCGAACCAGTTCGAGTGCGGCGGCGTGCTCGCGGGCGAACCGCTCGCCCGTCCCGGTCAGGGCCAGGAGCCGGACGGACGCGGTCTCGTCCAGGGCCCGGACCCCGACCCGGGTGGCGAGCAGGGTCGGCAGGCTGGAGCGGCTGGTGGCCAGCACGGCGCAGGCGTTGTTGGCCGGGACCAGCGGACGGACCTGCGCGGCGTCGCGGGCGTTGTCCACCACGACGAGGAGCCGGCGGCCCGCGACGGCCGACTGGTAGCAGAGCACGGCCTCGGCGGGGGAGTCGGGGATCTGCGCGGCCGGCACGCCCAGGGCCCGCAGGAATCCGGCGACGAGGTCGTACGGGCGGGGCGGGCGCCCGTCGGGAGCGGGGGAGGCGAGGTCGGCGTAGAGCTGGCCGTCCGGGTAGAGCGGGGCCAGGTCGTGCGCGTGACGCAGTGCCAGGGCCGACTTGCCGAAGCCGCCCGGCCCGTGGAACACCACGGTGGGCGCGCCCACCGTCGGCGCCGGCGCCCCGCCCGTCGCCGCCCGGGCCATCCCGAGCTCCCGCTGCCGCCCCACGAACACGGTGCTCTCCGGCGGAAGCTGACGGGGCACCGCGTAGGGGTACGCCACGGGCCCGAGGACGGCGCCGGGTTCGCCCCGCGTGGCGGCGGCATCCTCGGCCGCGGTTCCGGACGCGGTTCCGGGCGCGGCCCTGGGCCCGGGCGACGCGGACGCGAGCGGTCCGTCGTCCGGTCCGGCGGGCGCCGGCCCGGTTCCGCCGGCGGGCCCTGCGGCACCCGACGCCGCACCGCGGACCGCCCCCTGCCCCGCGACCGCGGGACCGCGGCCGAGAGACGGGTCGCGGCGCAGGACCGCCCGGTGGATTCGGCACAGGTCCTCGCCCGGGTCCATGCCCAGCTCGTCGCGCAGCGCCGCACGGGCGTCGTTGAACGAGTCGAGGGCGCCCGCCACGTCGCCGTTGCCGTACAGGGCGACCATGAGGCGTCCGCGCAACCGCTCGTTCAGCGGATGGAGCGCGACGACGTGCCGCAGCCGCTGCACGACGCTGCCCTCGCGGCCCAGCGCCGTCTCCACCTCGACCTGCTCCTCCACGGCGCTGAGGTACGACTCGGTGAGGTGCTGGCTGAACTCGCGCAGCGCCACCCCCTGGGTGACGTCCTCCAGCGGGCCGCCGCGCCACAGGTCGAGGGCGTCGGCGTACAGCTCGGCGGCCTCGGGCAGCCGCCGCGCGGCGACGGCACGGCGCGCCGCCGCGACCTTGCCGCGGAAGCAGGGGAGGTCGAACTCGGAGTCGTCGGTCCGCAGCACGTACCCGGAGCGCGAACTGGTCAGCCGCGCCCGGGCGGTGCGCAGGTGTCCGCGCAACTGCATGACGTACGTGCGCAGGTTGGCCACGGCCGATCGCGGCGGCTCGTCGCCCCAGATCTCCCGGACCAGCGCTGCCACCGGCACCGCCCGCCCGCCGTGCGCGAGCAGCATCGCCAGCAGCACGCGCTGCTTGTCGGCGCCGATCAGGACCGGGTCGCCGGCCACGCGGAGTTCGAGCGGCCCGAGCGTACGGAACGCGACGCTCCGAGCTCTCGTACAGTCGCCGTCCGCAGTGCCGTCGCCGTCGTCCGTGCCGCCGTCGCCGCTCATGCGCCGGGCGCCCGGGGCGCGCCGAGCCGGCGCACCACGGTCCCGAGGAGCTGGTCGCCGGGGAAGAAGCCCCGGTGGCGGGAGTCGATGCTGTCGGGGTTGTCGCCCCGTACGACGAGAGAACCGGGCGGCACGGTGTCGCGCGGCCCGGCGCCCGCGGTCCCGGCCGGAACGGGCTCGCCCGGCAGCGCGGTGACCCGCTTGACGTTCCATCCGGCGCCGTGCCGGTCGGTGCCGTAGCCGCCGTCCCGCTCGGACGTCTCCGGCGGCCTGAGCACCACGACGTCCCCGCGGCGGATCCGGGCGAGCGGCCTGCGCCGTACGACGACCCGCTCACCGTCCCGGATGGCGGGCGCCATGCTGTTCCCCCGTACCGACACCACCACCACGGACGTGCGGATCCGCACGGCGGCGGCAACCGCCGCGGCCACGACCAGCACGCCCACTCCTGCGCCTAACCGTCCCCCGCGCAACTGAAGCCTCCTCAGGGATCTTCCTCAGGGATCTTCGAAGTGATCAGGAATCCTGCGTCTCTCCCGCCCCAGGTGTCAATCCCCTCCCCGGGCCCCCTTCGGACCCACCCGGGCCGCCCTTCCCGACCCTCGCCGGGCCATGATCCGCGCGCTGTATCCGCGCTGTACCCATGGCTGTACGGCTCGCTGTACGCGGCGCTCGTAGGGTCCTGAGCCGCACTGATCCACCTCCCAGGGAAACGGAAGGGGCCGACGTGAACCGAATCGTCAGGAAGCTCGGGGACCGCGTGCTGGAGCGTCTCGCGCCGAGCGCCACCGCGCAGGCGGACACCAGCTTCTACCAGTTCTGCTACTGCAGCGGTCCGTACTACTACCGCAAGCTGTGCCACGTCGTCGGCGGCTACAGCACCTGTGGTTCCTGCTACCGCTCGGGCGAGTGCTGAGCGGGCACCGACCGCGTCGGCGGCCCCGCTGCCGATGAGCCGGACCACCGGTCCGCCCCGCGTCGTGCGCGGGCGGGCCGGTGCCCTCCGGGGCCGTGGGGGCCCCGGAGTCCCGGGCACCGAACGCCGAGGAGCTGAAGGGTGTACTACGCCGGGCTCGCGGCCCGTCTCCTGCTGGTTCTCGTCTTCGTCGCCGCGGCCGCCGGGAAGTCCTGGCGGCGCGCGTCCTTCACCGGCTTCGCCGCCTCCCTCGCCGCCCTGCGGCTGTTCCCGCGCCGCCTGACCACCGCCGTGGCCGTGGCGACGGTCGGTGCGGAGGCGCTCACCGCCGTGCTCCTGGCCGTCCCCGCGACGGCGGGCGCGGGCCTCGTCCTGGCGATCGCCCTGCTCGGGGCGTTCGTCGCCGGAATCCTGGCCGCCCGGCGCGGCGGGCGGCAGGTGCCGTGCCGCTGTTTCGGGGCCACCAGCGCCCCGCTCGGCCTGCCGCACGTGATCCGCAACGCGCTGCTCGCCGTGGTCGCCGTGCTGGGCCTCGTCGCCATGGCAGCGTCCGCGCCGGGCGCCCTGCACCCCGGCGGGCTCGCGCTCGCGGGCGGCACGGCGGCGGTCGGTGCGCTGATGGTCGTCCGCATGGACGACCTGCTGGCTCTCGTGCCGCTGCTTCGCTGATGCCCCGCTCGTCCACTCGCCGAGCCCTTGATCCGAGCCGAACCCCGCTGACTGGAGTATGAGATGGCCTTCCTCGTCGTCGCGCTGGTGCTCGTCGCCGCGCTCTGCGTCTTCCAACTCGTCCTCGTCCTCGCGGTGCTGCGCCGGCTGCGCGAGCACGAGACCCGGTTCGAGCAACTGGCGCGGTCCCGGGGCCCGATGGACGCCTACGACCCGAACGAGCTCGTCGGCCGTCGTATCCCCGAACTCGCCGCGCACACCGGTGGGGAGCCCCGCACGGTCGGCTTCTTCTCGGTCGGCTGCGAGGCCTGCCACGAGCAGGCGCCGGAGTTCGTGGCCGCCGCGGGGGTGGGCGACGCCTCGGCGATCGTCGTCGGCGCCCCGGCCGACGAACTGACCGGCCTGCTGGGCGGCGTGCCGGTCGTCGTCACCGGCGAGGAGGCCGACGGGCTGATGAGGGCCGTCGACGTCAAGGCGTTCCCGACCTTCCTCCGGGTCGACGGGGACGGCGTGATCGTCCGCGCCGGCATTGCCGTGGCGGACCTGCCCGCCGCGACCCCCGCGCTGTGACGGCAGGCCGGGCCGTGGGTCCGGACGACGGCCCGGAAGCGGGCCCCGGCCGGGCCGCGCGCGTCTGCGCCGTACGGCATCTGCGGACCGTCTGGGGCGCCTGCTGGGCGGCGGCGCCGTGGGTCTGGGCCGGGCACCTGCCCGTCGCGGTGGCAGCCGGGCTCGTCCCGCCGGCCACGGCCTGGCTGACGAAACTCCTGGTGGACGACCTCACCCAGGGCCGGGGCGGGCACGCCCTTGCCTACGCGGCGGGGCTCGGCGCGGTCGGCCTGTTCGGCGCGCTGCTGCCGCACGCCGGCGAGTACCTGCGCGGCGAACTGGGCCGCCGGATGGACCGGTTGCTGCGGGACCGGCTGCACACGGCGGTGAACGGCTTCCTCGGCCTGTCGCGGTTCGAGGACCCGCACCACCTGGACCGGCTGCGGATGGCGACCCAGGCGTCCGGGGGCTCGCTGTCGCCGGTGACCGGCGGCACGGCGGAGATCGGCCGCAACGTCGTCGCGCTGCTGAGCCTGCTCGCCACCCTGTTCGTGCTCAGCCCGGTGATGGCGGTGGTGGTGTTGCTCGCGGCCGTGCCGGTGCTGATCGCCCGGCTCGCCCTGTCCCGGCGGCGCGTCGGGATGCTGGCCGCCACGTCGTCCGCGATGCGCCGGGAGCTCTTCTACTCGGCGCTGCTGACGGAGGAACAGGCGGCCAAGGAGGTCCGGCTGTTCGGCCTCGGCGGCTTCCTCAAGGGCCGCATGCTCGACGAGCTCACCGGCATCCAGGCCGCCGAACGCCGCCTGGACCGCAAGGAAGCCGCCGTGCAGGGCACCCTCGCCGCGCTGTCCGCGGCGGTCGCCGGCGGCGGCCTGGTGTACGCGGTGGACGCCGCGCTCGCCGGGCGCCTCACCGCGGGCGACGTGACCGCGTTCGTGGCCGCGGTCGCCGGTGTCCAGGCGGCGCTCGTCGGCCTCGTCACCGGCCTCGCGCAGGCGCACGAGGCGCTGCTGCTCTTCTCGTACCACGCCGACGTCACCGAGCTGCCCGACGACCTCGCCTCGGGCGGCGCGCACGACCTGCCGGCCCTGCGCCGCGGCATCGAGCTGCGCGACGTGTGGTTCCGGTACCACGACGACCACCCGTGGGTGCTGAAGGGCGTCGACCTCTTCATCCCCTTCGGGCAGTCGCTCGCCGTCGTCGGACTCAACGGGGCGGGCAAGAGCACCCTGATCAAGCTGCTCTGCCGGTTCTACGACCCGGTGCGCGGCTCGGTGCACTGGGACGGCACGGACCTGCGCGACATCGCCCCGGACGAGCTGCGCCGGCGCATGGGCGTGCTGTTCCAGGACTTCATGAACTACGACCTCACCGCGCGCGAGAACATCGGCGTCGGCGACCTCGACGTCCTCGGCGAGCCGGACCGGATCCGGGAGGCCGCCGAACTCGCGGGCGCCCACGACATGGTGAGCGCGCTGCCGCAGGGGTACGACACCCTGCTCAGCCGGATCTTCTTCGCGGACGGCGACGATCCGACGGCGGGAACGGTGCTCTCCGGCGGCCAGTGGCAGCGGCTGGCCCTGGCCAGGGCGCTGCTGCGGCAGGGCCGGGACCTGCTGATCCTGGACGAGCCGAGCGCGGGCCTGGACGCCCAGGCGGAGCACGAGGTGCACGCGGGCCTGCGCAGGCACCGCGAGGGACGCACCAGCCTGCTGGTCTCCCACCGACTCGGCGCGGTCCGCGAGGCCGACACGATCGTCGTCCTCGACGGCGGCCGCATCACCGAACGCGGCACCCACGACGAACTGATGGCGGCGGGCGGCGTGTACGAGCACCTGTTCACAGTCCAGGCGGAGGGCTACACGGTCGACGCGTAGCGCGCCCCCGGGGGCGCGCCTCGTACCCTGGGGGCCGTATCGTCGTACCGCCTTGCGAGGAGCCCCCATGGGACGTCTGCCCGGTCTGCTGGGGATCCCGCGGCTTTTGAGGCACATCGGAGCGACCGGGGCCGGGCTGCCGGCAGACGACGAGCTGGAGTTCGACGCGCCCGACCCGCGCGTGCGCGCGGCCTGCGAGGCCGTTCGGGAGGGGCGGTTCGGGCCGGCGGAGGAGCTGCTCGCGGCGACCCGTGAGGCCGCCGACTGGGGGCTGCGGACCCGGGCCGCCCGGGCGCTCGCCGAGGTGCTGCTCGACGGCCCCGGACGGATCGAGGCGTGGTCCGAGCGGAGGCCCGGCGACCGTGACGTCGCGATCGTCCGCGCCGAGGCGGCCGTTGCCCAGGCCTGGGCCGTACGGACCGGCGCGCGGGCCTCCGAGGTGTCCGCGGAGCAGTTCGAGGGCTTCCGCGCACTGCTCACCGACGCCGTACCGGTCCTGGACGAGGCGGTCGCGCTCAACGAGGGCGACCCGACCCCGTGGGTGACCGTGCTCGCCCACGACACCGGCTCGGCCGCGCCCCTGGAGGACTTCCAGGACCACCTCGCCGGCGCCCTGGCGCTCGACCCGCACAACTGGGCCGCCCACGCCCGCGCCGTGCAGTTCCTCGCCGCCAAGTGGTACGGCTCGCACGAGGAGATGTTCGCCCACGCCGAGCGCGCGGCGGCCGCGAGCCCGCCGGGCCATCCGCTGCGCGGGCTGCCCGTCGTCGCGCTGTCCGAACTCGCCCTGGACGAACGGCTCGACGGCGACGCGGCGACCAAGTACGGCCCCCTCTCCCAGCGTCGCGTCGATGCCGCGGTGGCGGCTGCCCGCGCACTCTCCGAGTCCCGCCCGGCCGGCGATCCCGAGCTGGCGGTGGTCCGCAACCATCTCGTCTGGGCACTGATCCGCGACGGCCGACCCGCCGTGGAGATCCTCGACGCCTTCCGGGCCGTCGGGCGGCACGTCACCCCGTACCCGTGGTCGTACCTGGGCGGCCTGTCCGTGTTCACGGAGTTCCGCTCGGGCGTCCGCGCCCAAGTGGCCCAGGAGACGCCGTTCTTCGGCGGTACCGTCGGCCCACCCCGGCCGGACGAGGCCGCCGCGGACGCGGGCGGCGCTCGCCGCGAACTCGCCCTCGTACCAACAACGGTCGCCCAGGTCACCGAGGCCGTGCTGCTCACCGGCGTCACCTACCGCATGGCGCCCCTCAAGGGCCGAACATCCGTCACCGTCGTCGAGACGGCCCCCTCGCAGGAACCGCGGACCGGGAAGCGCGGCAGGCGTCCCGGCCTGCGCCGCGCGCTCCTCGGCGAGGGCGACCTCGTCCGGCTCGCCCGGTCGTTCACCACCGGCGAGCCCTGGCCGGTGCTCGTCGTGTCGAGGTTCGCCGACCGGTACGGGCTGAGCCTGGTGCGCGACCGCACCGTCGTGGCGACCCACTACTGGCAGGGCCCCGACGGGATCCCCACCCAGGAGGAGGCCGCCGGCACCGCCGCCGCGCTCGTGTCCGCCTTCCGGAAGGCGGACGAGCGGCAGGTCGCCGCCGCCCTCCGCGACCCGGGCACGGACCGCGCCCCCGTCGACGCCGCGCTCGCGGCCCTGCGCCTGCCCGCGCTGCC
This sequence is a window from Streptomyces sp. HUAS YS2. Protein-coding genes within it:
- a CDS encoding AI-2E family transporter translates to MQPGTPPQVVPFLRTAAAYAWRVLVVGALVYSLFAVLGRFHEIGVAVFLGLVVTALLRPIADLVARWLLPRPLAVALTLLGGIALVLGVLALVGETVADERTTLVREFREGIRRIEDWLERPPFRLNPGALGDVQSRIGQFLSSHRSTVFSQAVSGAHRLVAVLTTLALALFCSVFFIHSGDRQWAWFQEQLPGSIRGRVQIGGRAAWRTFTGYTHGIVLVAAVNAVLVGVALWLLGVPLALPLALLEFLAAFIPLIGSPIALAVAAIVALASKGPLVAGIVVALIVVIGQIEGHLLHPLVMSWAVRLHPLVVAITVIAGSIAAGFVGAVVAVPLVSVVWAVHVALRKDRRATEEEAAAPDGGAPA
- a CDS encoding DMT family transporter; the protein is MGVLLPVVFSLLAAFSNALATVLQRRAALTVPQSDSFRPGLILDLMRRPIWLGGILAVIVAGVGQAAALATGPLTLVQPLFVLELPLALLIASLIARERLPAGLWAAVGGVVAGLGLALVAASPGGNRTHVALDRWVPALVVSCAVVVALAAAGLRRPPGRARAGCLGAATAICYALTAALMKASMHILDDGGLDAFFTSWQTYAFAVTGIAALLLLEHAMQGGPLVASQPALTLGDATVSLALGIVLYEEHVRAGWWLLPQLAGVALIVLGVFALARGGVRTA
- a CDS encoding AfsR/SARP family transcriptional regulator, whose translation is MSGDGGTDDGDGTADGDCTRARSVAFRTLGPLELRVAGDPVLIGADKQRVLLAMLLAHGGRAVPVAALVREIWGDEPPRSAVANLRTYVMQLRGHLRTARARLTSSRSGYVLRTDDSEFDLPCFRGKVAAARRAVAARRLPEAAELYADALDLWRGGPLEDVTQGVALREFSQHLTESYLSAVEEQVEVETALGREGSVVQRLRHVVALHPLNERLRGRLMVALYGNGDVAGALDSFNDARAALRDELGMDPGEDLCRIHRAVLRRDPSLGRGPAVAGQGAVRGAASGAAGPAGGTGPAPAGPDDGPLASASPGPRAAPGTASGTAAEDAAATRGEPGAVLGPVAYPYAVPRQLPPESTVFVGRQRELGMARAATGGAPAPTVGAPTVVFHGPGGFGKSALALRHAHDLAPLYPDGQLYADLASPAPDGRPPRPYDLVAGFLRALGVPAAQIPDSPAEAVLCYQSAVAGRRLLVVVDNARDAAQVRPLVPANNACAVLATSRSSLPTLLATRVGVRALDETASVRLLALTGTGERFAREHAAALELVRLCGGHPLALRIAGARLVGRPEWSLAGFADRLRDRARRLDELQAEGVSVRACIAESYQQLLRAPMPGRVRSVRAFQLLGLSDRAEFDVADVAGLLGTDTYRAARALDGLVETQLVEPVTEYVFRMHELIRLYAAEVAAPGCLLHAAPSVL
- a CDS encoding S26 family signal peptidase, which gives rise to MLVVAAAVAAAVRIRTSVVVVSVRGNSMAPAIRDGERVVVRRRPLARIRRGDVVVLRPPETSERDGGYGTDRHGAGWNVKRVTALPGEPVPAGTAGAGPRDTVPPGSLVVRGDNPDSIDSRHRGFFPGDQLLGTVVRRLGAPRAPGA
- a CDS encoding MauE/DoxX family redox-associated membrane protein; the protein is MYYAGLAARLLLVLVFVAAAAGKSWRRASFTGFAASLAALRLFPRRLTTAVAVATVGAEALTAVLLAVPATAGAGLVLAIALLGAFVAGILAARRGGRQVPCRCFGATSAPLGLPHVIRNALLAVVAVLGLVAMAASAPGALHPGGLALAGGTAAVGALMVVRMDDLLALVPLLR
- a CDS encoding ABC transporter ATP-binding protein; translated protein: MTAGRAVGPDDGPEAGPGRAARVCAVRHLRTVWGACWAAAPWVWAGHLPVAVAAGLVPPATAWLTKLLVDDLTQGRGGHALAYAAGLGAVGLFGALLPHAGEYLRGELGRRMDRLLRDRLHTAVNGFLGLSRFEDPHHLDRLRMATQASGGSLSPVTGGTAEIGRNVVALLSLLATLFVLSPVMAVVVLLAAVPVLIARLALSRRRVGMLAATSSAMRRELFYSALLTEEQAAKEVRLFGLGGFLKGRMLDELTGIQAAERRLDRKEAAVQGTLAALSAAVAGGGLVYAVDAALAGRLTAGDVTAFVAAVAGVQAALVGLVTGLAQAHEALLLFSYHADVTELPDDLASGGAHDLPALRRGIELRDVWFRYHDDHPWVLKGVDLFIPFGQSLAVVGLNGAGKSTLIKLLCRFYDPVRGSVHWDGTDLRDIAPDELRRRMGVLFQDFMNYDLTARENIGVGDLDVLGEPDRIREAAELAGAHDMVSALPQGYDTLLSRIFFADGDDPTAGTVLSGGQWQRLALARALLRQGRDLLILDEPSAGLDAQAEHEVHAGLRRHREGRTSLLVSHRLGAVREADTIVVLDGGRITERGTHDELMAAGGVYEHLFTVQAEGYTVDA